Proteins encoded together in one Sphingomonas radiodurans window:
- the leuA gene encoding 2-isopropylmalate synthase, producing MLRDPSTKYRPFPTIAIPDRTWPSQTITRAPRWLSTDLRDGNQALIDPMDAEKKNRFFDLLVRIGLKEIEVGFPAAGATEFDFISGLIRDDRIPNDVSIQVLTQSRRDLIETSFRTLEGTRTAIVHLYNAVSPAWRRIVFGMSREEVKAIAIDGAKVLRDEAAKRPGTRWQFEYSPETFSTAELDFSLEVCAAVMDVLRPTPADPIILNLPATVECATPNVYADQIEYFGRNIPNREAVVISLHTHNDRGTGVAAAELGLMAGADRVEGCLLGNGERTGNCDLVTVALNMYTQGVDPRLDLSDIDAIVKTVEYATNIPIHPRTPYAGDLVFTAFSGSHQDAIKKGFTAQAERNDDLWEVPYLPIDPADLGRSYEAVIRVNSQSGKGGVAWVIEQDKGLKLPKRLQADFSRHVQALADETSRELNAADIWGAFERAYLPVASDRFVLRDYDETGSVGDRLFVGRVAIDGEERSLSGRGNGLISGVIAALADSTGPTLDVVDYAEHAIGHGAGAQAAAYLECRTADGRTVWGVGIDTDIATASVRAVLSAANRA from the coding sequence ATGCTGCGCGATCCATCGACCAAATATCGCCCTTTTCCCACCATCGCCATTCCCGACCGAACGTGGCCATCCCAGACGATCACCCGCGCGCCGCGCTGGCTCTCAACCGATCTGCGTGACGGCAATCAGGCGCTGATCGATCCAATGGACGCCGAAAAGAAGAACCGCTTCTTCGACCTGCTCGTCAGGATCGGCCTGAAGGAAATCGAGGTCGGCTTTCCTGCCGCGGGCGCGACGGAATTCGACTTCATCTCCGGTCTGATCCGTGATGATCGTATTCCGAACGATGTTTCGATTCAGGTACTCACCCAGTCGCGTCGCGATTTGATCGAGACGAGTTTCCGCACCCTAGAAGGGACACGCACGGCGATCGTCCACCTCTACAATGCCGTCAGCCCGGCGTGGCGGCGGATCGTATTCGGGATGAGCCGCGAGGAGGTGAAGGCGATCGCGATCGACGGCGCCAAGGTGCTGCGCGACGAAGCCGCCAAGCGGCCCGGCACGCGCTGGCAGTTTGAGTATAGCCCCGAGACCTTCTCCACGGCCGAATTAGATTTCAGCCTGGAGGTGTGCGCCGCGGTGATGGACGTGCTGCGACCGACCCCCGCGGATCCGATCATCCTCAACCTGCCCGCCACGGTCGAGTGCGCGACGCCGAACGTCTATGCGGACCAGATCGAATATTTCGGGCGCAACATCCCGAACCGCGAAGCGGTAGTGATCAGCCTGCACACCCACAACGACCGCGGGACCGGTGTCGCTGCGGCGGAGCTCGGGCTGATGGCAGGAGCGGATCGCGTCGAAGGCTGCCTGCTCGGCAATGGCGAGCGGACCGGCAATTGCGATCTCGTGACCGTCGCGCTGAACATGTACACGCAGGGCGTAGATCCGCGGCTCGACCTGTCGGACATCGACGCCATTGTGAAGACGGTGGAATATGCCACCAACATCCCGATCCACCCGCGCACGCCCTATGCAGGCGATCTCGTCTTCACGGCGTTCTCGGGCAGCCATCAGGACGCGATCAAGAAAGGCTTCACCGCACAGGCCGAACGCAACGACGATCTTTGGGAGGTTCCATACCTGCCGATCGATCCGGCCGATCTCGGACGCAGCTACGAGGCGGTGATTCGCGTCAACTCGCAGTCGGGCAAGGGCGGTGTCGCTTGGGTGATCGAACAGGACAAAGGACTCAAGCTGCCCAAGCGACTGCAGGCCGACTTCAGCCGCCACGTCCAGGCGCTGGCGGACGAGACGAGCCGCGAGCTCAATGCAGCTGACATTTGGGGCGCTTTCGAGCGGGCGTATCTGCCTGTGGCAAGCGACCGCTTCGTGCTGCGTGACTATGACGAGACCGGCAGCGTCGGCGATCGGCTGTTCGTCGGCCGCGTGGCGATCGATGGCGAGGAGCGCTCGCTGTCCGGGCGCGGCAATGGCCTGATCTCGGGCGTGATCGCCGCGCTGGCAGATTCGACCGGACCGACCCTGGACGTCGTCGATTATGCCGAACATGCCATTGGGCATGGCGCCGGGGCGCAGGCGGCGGCGTATCTCGAATGCCGGACGGCCGACGGGCGGACGGTGTGGGGCGTCGGGATCGACACTGACATTGCGACTGCGAGCGTGCGGGCAGTGTTGAGCGCGGCGAACCGCGCTTAG
- a CDS encoding BLUF domain-containing protein, with protein sequence MRQILYISTASPGAAIDVAGILAVSQRNNRRDGVTGLLWTDGHRFLQVLEGNDAAVQRVLDRLLSDPRHRGIAVLHDRTVAEREFGAWEMARRSASDSADAFDVKMDGFLATASPTVRGTFEGLIAARRAA encoded by the coding sequence GTGCGCCAGATTTTATACATCAGCACGGCATCGCCGGGTGCTGCGATCGACGTTGCTGGCATCCTCGCGGTGTCACAACGCAACAATCGCCGCGATGGGGTCACCGGTCTACTCTGGACCGATGGTCACCGTTTCTTGCAAGTATTGGAAGGCAACGACGCGGCCGTGCAGCGCGTGCTCGACCGCCTCCTCTCCGATCCGAGACACCGCGGGATAGCGGTACTTCACGATCGCACCGTTGCTGAACGTGAGTTCGGCGCGTGGGAGATGGCACGGCGCAGCGCGAGCGACTCGGCGGACGCGTTCGATGTGAAGATGGACGGCTTTCTCGCCACCGCCTCGCCGACGGTCCGCGGCACGTTCGAGGGGCTGATCGCCGCTCGACGTGCCGCGTAA
- a CDS encoding YceI family protein: protein MRIAQAFLASALLTGAVVAQQAPMSAPGSKNPAAITGGSYTVDAGHTLVEWTVDHLGFTPYFGLFGNVTGTLMLDPKNPTAAKVDVTIPVAEVTTASAGLTKHLLKPAEAGKSADFFGAAPAPARFVSTRVAPNGQSAKIEGNLTLNGVTKPVTLDAAFYGAGKMPAQMGGKENVGFTATTSIRRSEFNIAYGIPMISDEVKLKITVAFQK from the coding sequence ATGCGCATTGCTCAAGCTTTCCTCGCTTCTGCCCTTCTCACTGGCGCGGTCGTCGCGCAGCAGGCGCCGATGAGCGCGCCGGGATCAAAGAACCCGGCGGCGATCACCGGCGGCAGCTACACCGTCGATGCCGGGCATACGCTGGTCGAGTGGACCGTCGATCACCTTGGCTTCACACCATATTTCGGGCTGTTTGGTAACGTCACCGGCACGCTGATGCTCGATCCGAAGAACCCGACTGCCGCAAAGGTGGATGTGACCATTCCGGTCGCCGAAGTGACCACCGCCAGCGCCGGACTGACCAAGCACCTGCTCAAGCCCGCCGAGGCCGGCAAATCCGCCGATTTCTTCGGCGCGGCTCCTGCTCCGGCCCGCTTCGTTTCGACGCGCGTGGCGCCGAACGGCCAGAGTGCGAAGATCGAGGGTAACCTGACGCTCAACGGCGTCACCAAGCCAGTGACGCTTGATGCAGCCTTCTATGGCGCCGGCAAGATGCCAGCGCAGATGGGCGGCAAGGAGAATGTCGGCTTCACCGCGACGACCTCGATCCGTCGCAGCGAGTTTAACATCGCCTATGGCATTCCGATGATCTCGGACGAGGTGAAGCTGAAGATCACCGTCGCGTTCCAGAAGTAA